A window of the Miscanthus floridulus cultivar M001 unplaced genomic scaffold, ASM1932011v1 fs_365_4_5, whole genome shotgun sequence genome harbors these coding sequences:
- the LOC136531517 gene encoding protein CANDIDATE G-PROTEIN COUPLED RECEPTOR 7-like: MAASPLPRAAALRRPSLTALLFLVAAMVSVPPVAAEIRETAIRADPRSIIPLDEFGFSHSGVLELNVSGIAFDPQASAELDLSQLGFFLSTLDAWVHVLRQLQDLDVTCALQSELVKLAFSFDRLRPPSNPAGVEVARSSSFSTAFRVNEPGQYTLVFANCLGGGLKVDMDVRSAMYNVDPATGERQYLSAGASALPSFYFLFCLAYAGLAAAWVAILLRKRAAVFRIHYFMLAVLVLKALNLLAEAEDKSCIERTGTAHGWDVLFYIFSFLKGISLFTLIVLIGTGWSFLKPYLADREKKVLMVVIPLQVVANIAQVVIDESGPYARDWVTWKQIFLLVDVVCCCAVLFPIVWSIKNLREAARSDGKAAVNLMKLTLFRQYYVVVICYIYFTRVVVYALQTITSYRYLWTSVVAGELATLAFYVFTGYKFRPEVHNPYFAIDDEEEEAAAEALKLDDEFEL, translated from the coding sequence ATGGCTGCCTCGCCGTTGCCGCGCGCCGCGGCGCTCCGGAGGCCCTCCCTGACCGCCCTCCTCTTCCTCGTCGCCGCGATGGTGTCGGTTCCGCCCGTGGCGGCCGAGATCCGGGAGACCGCGATCCGGGCCGACCCGCGCAGCATCATCCCGCTGGACGAGTTCGGCTTCTCCCACTCGGGCGTGCTGGAGCTCAACGTCTCCGGCATCGCCTTCGACCCGCAGGCCTCCGCGGAGCTGGACCTCTCCCAGCTCGGCTTCTTCCTCTCCACGCTCGACGCCTGGGTCCACGTCCTCCGCCAGCTCCAGGACCTCGACGTCACCTGCGCGCTCCAGTCCGAGCTCGTCAAGCTCGCCTTCTCTTTCGACCGCCTCCGCCCGCCCTCCAACCCCGCCGGCGTCGAGGTCGcccgctcctcctccttctccaccgccttccgcgTCAACGAGCCCGGCCAGTACACGCTCGTCTTCGCCAACTGCCTCGGCGGCGGCCTCAAGGTCGACATGGACGTCCGCTCCGCCATGTACAACGTCGACCCGGCCACCGGGGAGCGCCAGTACCTCTCCGCGGGGGCCTCCGCGCTGCCCTCCTTCTACTTCCTCTTCTGCCTCGCCTACGCCGGCCTCGCCGCTGCCTGGGTCGCCATCCTCCTCCGCAAGCGGGCCGCCGTCTTCCGGATCCACTACTTCATGCTCGCCGTGCTCGTGCTCAAGGCGCTCAACCTCCTCGCCGAGGCCGAGGACAAGTCATGCATTGAGCGCACCGGCACCGCCCATGGATGGGACGTCCTCTTCTACATCTTCAGCTTCCTCAAGGGGATCTCGCTCTTCACGCTTATAGTGCTCATCGGCACCGGCTGGTCCTTCCTCAAGCCCTACCTGGCCGACCGAGAGAAGAAGGTGCTTATGGTGGTCATCCCCCTGCAGGTTGTAGCTAACATCGCGCAGGTGGTGATTGACGAATCTGGACCCTATGCCCGGGACTGGGTCACCTGGAAGCAGATTTTCTTGCTGGTCGATGTGGTCTGCTGTTGTGCTGTGCTCTTCCCGATTGTGTGGTCCATTAAGAACCTCCGGGAGGCTGCTCGCTCGGACGGGAAGGCCGCCGTGAACCTCATGAAGCTCACCCTCTTCCGCCAGTACTATGTGGTCGTCATCTGCTACATTTACTTCACGCGTGTCGTGGTGTATGCGCTACAGACCATCACCTCGTACCGGTACCTGTGGACTAGCGTCGTGGCAGGGGAGCTCGCGACGCTCGCGTTCTATGTCTTTACTGGGTACAAGTTCAGGCCTGAGGTGCATAACCCATACTTTGCCAttgatgatgaggaagaggaggCTGCAGCTGAGGCGCTAAAGTTGGATGATGAATTTGAGCTATGA